A single Paenibacillus sp. FSL R5-0517 DNA region contains:
- the addA gene encoding helicase-exonuclease AddAB subunit AddA, with product MTNMPKPEGSFWSDNQWSAISESGEDILVAAAAGSGKTAVLVERIIRKIADPSQGFSVDRLLVATFTKAAAAEMKQRIREALERALEEQPGEEHLRKQLSLLGRASITTLHSFCMEVIRRYYQQIPLNPAFRILNENEAEIMRQELLEELFEEKYGEEDEGSTFRELVDWFSGERNDDAMHRLVQRLYDFSRSHSWPDHWLSEMASAFQVESVEELGHSAWVQSIMRDAALALSGAAGLLRQGIHISMQPEGPAPYADTLKEDLVMVEELLSAIQVMPWERLPEVFQPAAFGKLKPCKKDQTDPALQDQVKELREAAKKAVSDLKGSLFGRSAFSFWQELEQAAPLMKELSRLVSTFGERYRQAKQERGQVDFSDLEHYCLHILRHEDSTPELSMPSDAAMEYRSRFDEVLLDEYQDTNTVQEDIVKLISRENPGNRFMVGDVKQSIYRFRLAEPGLFMNKYRQYGANTHEDRNGEDRLNRTGQRIDLARNFRSRAEVVHSVNMIFRQLMNEGVAEIAYDERAQLAYGATFPSETLGDEAYTPELMLIDRQGGGPDLTDGMDENGDAAVSAELESAELETAQLEARAIARRIREMVGDTDQPALHVYDKALQTMRPARYGDMVILLRSTLMWAPLMIEEFRQQGIPAGGEQSKGYFQATEVEIMMSMLQLVDNPRQDIPLASVLRSPIVGLDEEELAQIRLGDKRQSFYDAVITAAGEWGNSSTNDVQQSRQENHPDSNIVQLQWPEAWSEMEQGQRETAASVEAEILDHGYEFDVHTEGIQDAGFTGHASEDMGVTEISGSALQQKLILFLRQLQQWRLEARQGSLSELIWRMYRETGYLDWVGGLPGGLQRQSNLKALYDRARQYEESTANRGLFRFLTYVSRLRENGGDLGTVAGSSGEQDNAVRIMTIHRSKGLEFPIVFVGGISKMFNQQDLNAPFLMHKELGFGPRFVDRENRVAYPTLANLAIRRRAQFELLAEEMRVLYVALTRPKEKMILLGTVKDAAKKALAWSQVKDSTELALPDYLLAAGRSYLDWIGPSLMRHPDAAVLRELAGSNDSFSSCLADDQSRWAISIISADQVSRDHVVDQTLGEEDGMTVVRKERIAALKAVQPVKLVTSSTVEELTMNAQDTVNQNIADTGADTVALQQEETRLIHEVDQRLSWTYAYEAVTQVAASTSVTELKTLLSMQDIQSVEVMEELGEQSETLLDHNNPGNHYTNDEAGHALHGLSSELNEHGIGLGSGSDGTMNVSDAGSLGTSFKLHLRRPKFMGENQLTGAERGNVYHTLMQHLPVDGSTTIDSQVVEQTIERLIKLQILLPHHVEAIEPEELTGFFNTEPGEELLRADWVKREIPFVYGLPAHQSPVEWLHERASNSDMQALNIDSKMKATIENETVLVQGIIDCLYEVDGELVLLDYKTDRVLEHRGGLGELTKNYRFQLDLYGRAIEDILGRKVDRKWLYFFDGGHAVKL from the coding sequence ATGACGAATATGCCTAAACCGGAAGGAAGCTTCTGGAGTGACAATCAGTGGAGTGCGATCTCGGAAAGCGGAGAAGATATTCTGGTTGCTGCTGCGGCGGGATCGGGCAAAACAGCCGTATTGGTTGAACGTATTATTCGCAAGATCGCAGATCCCTCCCAAGGATTCAGTGTGGATCGTTTGCTTGTAGCTACGTTTACCAAAGCCGCCGCCGCCGAGATGAAACAACGGATTCGGGAAGCACTGGAACGTGCGCTTGAAGAACAGCCTGGAGAAGAACATCTGCGTAAGCAGCTGTCCCTGCTTGGGCGGGCATCCATTACAACATTGCATTCATTCTGTATGGAAGTCATTCGCCGGTACTATCAGCAAATTCCGTTGAACCCGGCTTTCCGTATCCTGAATGAAAATGAAGCGGAAATCATGCGGCAGGAACTGCTGGAAGAACTCTTCGAGGAAAAGTATGGTGAAGAAGATGAAGGCAGTACATTCCGTGAATTGGTGGACTGGTTCAGTGGAGAACGAAACGATGATGCCATGCATCGACTGGTGCAACGCTTGTATGATTTCTCCCGCAGCCATTCCTGGCCGGATCATTGGCTCTCAGAGATGGCATCCGCTTTTCAGGTGGAGAGTGTGGAGGAGCTGGGGCATTCAGCATGGGTTCAGAGTATTATGCGTGATGCTGCTCTTGCTTTAAGTGGTGCAGCAGGACTGCTCCGCCAAGGCATCCATATTTCCATGCAGCCGGAAGGACCTGCACCGTATGCAGATACGTTAAAAGAAGATCTGGTGATGGTGGAGGAGCTGCTGTCTGCGATCCAGGTTATGCCGTGGGAAAGGTTGCCCGAAGTGTTTCAACCCGCTGCATTTGGCAAACTGAAACCCTGCAAAAAGGATCAAACGGACCCGGCTTTACAGGATCAAGTGAAGGAACTCCGAGAGGCTGCGAAAAAGGCAGTTTCCGACCTGAAAGGCTCCTTGTTCGGAAGAAGTGCGTTTTCGTTCTGGCAGGAGCTGGAGCAGGCGGCACCACTCATGAAGGAACTTTCGAGGCTGGTGAGTACATTTGGAGAACGTTATCGGCAGGCCAAACAGGAACGTGGGCAAGTGGACTTCAGTGATCTGGAGCATTATTGTCTTCACATTTTGCGACATGAGGATTCAACGCCTGAACTCTCGATGCCTTCCGATGCGGCTATGGAATATCGTTCGCGATTCGATGAGGTGTTGCTTGATGAATATCAGGATACCAATACGGTTCAGGAAGATATCGTGAAACTGATCTCCAGAGAAAATCCGGGTAACCGATTCATGGTAGGTGATGTCAAACAGAGTATCTACCGGTTCCGGTTGGCTGAGCCAGGTCTGTTTATGAACAAGTATCGCCAGTACGGAGCGAACACGCATGAGGACAGAAATGGTGAAGATCGCCTGAATCGTACAGGTCAACGTATTGATCTGGCACGTAATTTCCGCAGTCGTGCGGAGGTCGTGCATTCGGTCAATATGATATTCCGGCAACTCATGAACGAAGGTGTGGCAGAGATTGCTTACGATGAACGTGCTCAACTGGCATATGGGGCTACGTTCCCGTCAGAAACGCTTGGCGATGAGGCGTATACACCTGAACTTATGCTGATCGATCGTCAAGGCGGTGGTCCTGATCTGACAGATGGTATGGATGAGAACGGAGATGCAGCGGTCTCCGCAGAACTGGAGAGTGCCGAACTTGAGACAGCCCAGTTGGAAGCAAGGGCGATCGCAAGGCGTATTCGTGAGATGGTTGGAGATACGGACCAACCTGCCCTCCATGTGTACGACAAAGCTCTGCAAACGATGCGCCCGGCACGTTACGGTGACATGGTCATCTTGCTGCGTTCAACCTTGATGTGGGCTCCGCTCATGATTGAGGAGTTCAGACAGCAGGGAATTCCTGCTGGAGGAGAACAGAGCAAGGGGTACTTCCAGGCCACGGAAGTGGAAATCATGATGTCTATGCTTCAGCTTGTTGATAATCCAAGGCAGGATATTCCGCTTGCTTCCGTGCTTCGTTCCCCGATTGTTGGATTGGATGAAGAAGAACTGGCACAGATTCGGCTCGGTGACAAAAGACAGTCATTCTATGATGCAGTTATAACGGCTGCTGGGGAATGGGGCAATTCTTCCACTAATGACGTACAACAATCCCGGCAGGAAAATCATCCTGATTCCAATATCGTCCAGTTGCAGTGGCCGGAAGCCTGGTCAGAGATGGAACAAGGACAGCGGGAGACAGCCGCTTCTGTCGAAGCAGAGATTCTTGACCATGGATATGAATTCGATGTGCATACAGAAGGAATTCAAGATGCTGGTTTTACTGGACATGCAAGCGAGGATATGGGCGTTACGGAGATTTCAGGCTCGGCGTTGCAGCAAAAGTTAATTCTCTTTTTGCGTCAATTGCAGCAGTGGAGACTTGAGGCAAGACAAGGCAGTCTGAGTGAACTGATCTGGCGTATGTACCGAGAAACCGGGTATTTGGACTGGGTTGGTGGTCTTCCCGGAGGATTGCAACGTCAAAGTAATCTTAAGGCATTGTACGATCGCGCACGACAATATGAGGAATCAACTGCAAATCGCGGCTTGTTCCGTTTCCTGACCTATGTCTCAAGATTGCGGGAAAACGGAGGAGACCTGGGGACTGTAGCGGGTAGTTCCGGTGAGCAGGACAACGCTGTACGTATCATGACGATTCATCGGAGTAAGGGTCTGGAGTTTCCGATCGTTTTTGTCGGTGGCATATCCAAGATGTTCAATCAACAGGATCTGAACGCACCGTTTCTCATGCATAAGGAACTGGGATTTGGTCCGAGGTTTGTGGATCGTGAGAACCGGGTTGCCTATCCTACACTAGCCAATCTGGCGATTCGTCGTCGCGCGCAATTTGAATTGCTTGCTGAAGAGATGCGTGTGTTGTACGTTGCGTTGACCCGTCCCAAAGAGAAAATGATTTTGCTGGGTACTGTAAAAGATGCGGCGAAAAAAGCGTTGGCGTGGTCTCAGGTCAAGGACAGTACTGAACTGGCATTGCCAGACTACCTGCTGGCTGCTGGACGGAGTTACTTGGACTGGATTGGACCATCCTTGATGAGGCATCCAGATGCGGCTGTGCTGCGTGAACTTGCTGGAAGCAATGATTCGTTTTCGTCCTGTCTTGCAGATGATCAATCACGATGGGCAATTTCTATTATTTCCGCCGATCAGGTATCCCGTGATCATGTGGTGGATCAGACTCTGGGAGAAGAAGACGGGATGACGGTGGTGCGGAAAGAACGAATTGCTGCGCTAAAAGCGGTTCAGCCCGTGAAATTGGTTACATCCTCAACTGTAGAAGAGCTCACGATGAATGCACAAGATACGGTGAACCAAAACATTGCAGATACAGGTGCAGATACGGTAGCTCTGCAACAAGAAGAGACACGGCTGATTCACGAGGTTGATCAACGCCTTTCGTGGACATATGCCTATGAAGCGGTAACTCAAGTGGCAGCCAGTACATCTGTCACGGAGTTGAAAACGTTGCTTTCGATGCAGGACATCCAGTCTGTAGAGGTAATGGAGGAACTGGGAGAACAGTCGGAGACATTATTGGATCACAACAACCCGGGAAACCATTACACCAACGATGAAGCAGGCCATGCACTACATGGCTTATCCAGTGAATTGAACGAGCATGGGATTGGGTTGGGGTCAGGTTCAGACGGTACGATGAACGTTTCGGATGCGGGATCTTTGGGTACGTCATTCAAATTGCATCTTCGTCGTCCAAAATTTATGGGTGAGAACCAACTGACAGGGGCAGAACGGGGGAACGTGTATCATACGTTGATGCAGCATCTTCCTGTGGATGGATCAACAACCATTGACTCACAGGTTGTTGAACAGACCATTGAGCGGTTGATTAAGCTTCAGATTCTGCTGCCCCATCATGTTGAGGCGATCGAACCCGAAGAACTGACCGGATTTTTCAATACAGAACCCGGGGAAGAATTATTGCGTGCAGATTGGGTAAAACGGGAGATCCCGTTTGTATATGGGCTTCCGGCACATCAGTCTCCTGTGGAATGGTTACATGAACGGGCATCGAATTCAGATATGCAGGCACTAAATATAGATAGCAAAATGAAGGCAACGATTGAAAATGAAACAGTGCTTGTACAGGGAATTATCGATTGTCTGTATGAGGTTGACGGTGAGCTTGTTTTGCTCGATTACAAGACAGATCGGGTGTTGGAGCATCGTGGTGGTTTGGGTGAACTCACCAAAAACTATCGCTTCCAGCTCGATCTGTATGGACGGGCTATTGAAGATATATTAGGTCGGAAAGTTGACCGGAAATGGCTGTACTTTTTTGATGGTGGACATGCAGTGAAACTGTAA